The genomic region CGAATTTGAGGCTTGGACATGACCGCTCATATTGATCGGAGCATACGTCAAGGGCTGGTGGGCCTGCTTCGCCCGACTGAGGGGCAAGCTGTGGAGCAAATACGCGCCATACTGGCCGAATTCGCGGCCATCGTTGTTGATGTGAAGGACTTTTCGAGTTCGCAAAA from Deltaproteobacteria bacterium harbors:
- a CDS encoding CopG family transcriptional regulator, with product MTAHIDRSIRQGLVGLLRPTEGQAVEQIRAILAEFAAIVVDVKDFSSSQNGKVWTCAVVQASTDVIGAFTGRLGRVPDVRVKSFVL